A window of Ipomoea triloba cultivar NCNSP0323 chromosome 2, ASM357664v1 contains these coding sequences:
- the LOC116011187 gene encoding flavonol synthase/flavanone 3-hydroxylase — protein sequence MAAAVTPESFPTDPRVLDFRAPPPSPIASGRRSCVANDEVLTHFLESSLKVPDLVLPDRVFPRQKLAGTPPNIDFRSLESMDTDSALEILDSVASIGCFQVVNHGIPSDLIRSVLSAGGAVFRIPPEMKATATRSPENLWGFEEVHAEDDSEEFVWCKDDQIFNKQMEGIWPLGYSNFREKMEKLWSEVGYISGKILEFLEKKIMSNRLLFEEHNKHEEEGSGSSNVCYLHKQWRNGDGNSLKYDVIRVLIRGCEFPHALCVHFTNGSSAFNVYSRKDWVSFRPHPDALIFTIGDQLQAWSGGRYKHVIGRAMFEEGGEEKEDRISMAILYSPPEIKIEKEKTISFAQQIIIAILFIIIYQFLSFIFQKI from the exons ATGGCCGCCGCCGTCACGCCCGAATCATTCCCCACGGATCCCCGCGTCCTAGATTTCCGGGCCCCGCCGCCATCTCCGATTGCGTCCGGACGGCGCTCCTGTGTGGCCAACGACGAGGTTCTCACCCACTTCCTAGAAAGCTCCCTCAAAGTCCCCGACCTCGTTCTCCCCGACCGCGTTTTCCCTCGCCAGAAACTCGCCGGAACCCCGCCGAACATCGACTTTCGGTCGTTGGAATCAATGGACACAGATTCCGCACTCGAGATTCTCGATTCGGTTGCCAGCATCGGGTGCTTCCAGGTCGTCAACCACGGAATTCCCAGTGATCTAATCCGCTCCGTTCTTTCCGCCGGCGGCGCCGTTTTCAGGATCCCACCGGAGATGAAAGCGACGGCGACGAGGTCGCCGGAGAATCTCTGGGGTTTCGAGGAAGTTCACGCGGAGGACGACAGCGAGGAATTTGTATGGTGCAAAGACGATCAAATCTTCAACAAACAAATGGAGGGAATCTGGCCTCTCGGATATTCAAATTTCAG AGAAAAGATGGAAAAGCTGTGGAGTGAAGTGGGATACATTTCTGGGAAAATCCTCGagttcttggagaagaagataatGAGCAACAGATTACTATTCGAAGAACATAATAAACATGAAGAAGAAGGTTCTGGAAGCTCCAATGTTTGCTATCTGCACAAACAATGGCGGAACGGAGATGGAAACAGCTTGAAATATGACGTCATTAGAGTACTGATCAGAGGGTGTGAATTTCCTCATGCTCTTTGTGTCCATTTCACCAATGGATCCTCCGCCTTCAATGTCTACTCCAGGAAAGATTGGGTCTCCTTTCGGCCCCATCCCGATGCCCTCATCTTCACCATTGGTGATCAATTACAg GCATGGAGTGGGGGAAGGTATAAGCATGTGATAGGGAGGGCAATGTTCgaagaaggaggagaagaaaaagaggaCCGCATTTCAATGGCTATTTTGTATTCTCCACcggaaataaaaattgaaaaagaaaagacaatttCCTTTGCCCAACAAATCATTATtgcaatattatttattattatttaccaatttttgtccttcatttttcaaaaaatataa
- the LOC116006251 gene encoding ABC transporter G family member 35-like, whose amino-acid sequence MEGPRRQASRNMSRSGSRAGWNMEDVFTPVQARRSVRAEEDEEALRWAALEKLPTYDRLRKTVLKSFVENDDHNKVVHQEVDVRNLDVNVRQEFIDRLFKVAEEDNERFLRKLRNRIDKVGINLPTVEVRYEHLTVEADCYIGDRALPTLPNAMRNLFESILGIVGIRLAEKTKLTILKDASGIIKPSRMTLLLGPPSSGKTTLLLALAGKLDPTLRMRGEITYNGHQLNEFVPQKTSAYISQNDVHVGEMTVKETLDFSARCQGVGTRYELLTELARRERDAGIFPDAEIDLYMKATAVEGVKSSLITDYTLRILGLDVCRDTIVGDEMIRGISGGQKKRVTTGEMIVGPTKTLFMDEISTGLDSSTTFQIVKCLQQIVHLTEGTILMSLLQPAPETFDLFDDIILLSEGQIVYQGPREHVIEFFETCGFKCPDRKGTADFLQEVTSRKDQEQYWADRSKPYRYISVSEFARRFKRFHVGLRLENELSVPYDRSRCHRAALVFNKYTVPIKELMKANFDKEWLLIKRNSFVYIFKTVQIIIVAVIASTVFLRTKMHTKTEDDGSVYIGALLFGMIINMFNGFSELSMIIQRLPVFYKQRDLLFHPPWAFTLPTFLLKIPISVFETIVWMVITYYTIGFAPEASRFFKQMLLVFLIQQMAAGIFRLTAAVCRTMIIANTGGALSLLLVFLLGGFIRPKKAIPDWWGWGYWVSPLSYGFNAFTVNEMFAPRWMNELAADKQTKLGIQVMKNFDVFVEKRWFWIGAAALLGFIFLFNILFTLALMYLSPPGQKQAIISKDQAKDMEAEQEESSQSPRLKTTRSKRDALPRSLSAHDGNNTRELEFRRMSSRSNKNGLSRNDDANLDSTNGIAPKRGMILPFTPLAMSFDEVKYFVDMPPEMREQGVTEDRLQLLRGVTGAFRPGVLTALMGVSGAGKTTLMDVLAGRKTGGYIEGDIRISGFPKKQETFARVSGYCEQNDIHSPQVTVRESLIYSAFLRLPKEVSKEDKMVFVEEVMDLVELDNLKDAIVGMPGVSGLSTEQRKRLTIAVELVANPSIIFMDEPTSGLDARAAAIVMRTVRNTVDTGRTVVCTIHQPSIDIFEAFDELLLMKRGGQVIYAGPLGRHSHKVVEYFEAVQGVPKIKEKYNPATWMLEVSSIATEIRLGMDFAEHYKTTALYQRNKALVKELSTPPPGANDLYFHTQHSQSTWGQFKSCLWKQWWTYWRSPDYNLVRYFFTLAAALMIGTIFWDVGSKRDSSGDLMTIIGSMYAAVLFVGICNCSTVQPVVATERTVFYREKAAGMYSALPYAMAQVICEIPYVLVQTTYYTLIVYAMVGFEWTAAKFFWFFFVTFFSFLYFTYYGMMTVSITPNHQVAAIFAAAFYALFNLFSGFFIPRPRIPKWWIWYYWICPVAWTVYGCIVSQYGDVESTIRDPGNSTGNINPKIKDYIKDHFGYDPDFMGIVAAVLVGFAVFFAFMYAYCIKTLNFQLR is encoded by the exons atgGAGGGTCCGAGGCGGCAGGCGAGCCGGAATATGAGCCGGAGTGGGAGCCGGGCGGGGTGGAACATGGAGGACGTGTTTACTCCGGTGCAGGCGCGGCGGAGCGTGCGGGCGGAGGAGGACGAGGAGGCGCTGCGATGGGCGGCGCTGGAGAAGCTTCCGACGTACGACCGTCTGAGGAAAACCGTGCTGAAATCTTTCGTGGAAAACGATGATCACAATAAGGTTGTCCACCAGGAGGTGGATGTACGGAACCTGGACGTCAACGTCCGACAAGAGTTCATTGATCGCCTCTTCAAAGTCGCCGAGGAAGACAATGAACGCTTCTTGAGAAAACTACGAAACCGTATAGATAA GGTTGGGATTAATCTTCCTACGGTTGAAGTTCGATACGAGCATTTAACTGTGGAGGCTGATTGCTACATCGGCGATAGAGCTCTCCCCACGTTGCCTAATGCGATGAGGAATCTTTTCGAGTCAATTTTGGGCATTGTAGGTATTAGATTGGCCGAGAAGACCAAGCTCACTATCCTTAAAGATGCTTCCGGGATCATAAAACCCTCTAG GATGACGCTTTTGTTAGGGCCACCTTCGTCAGGAAAAACCACCCTTTTGTTGGCCTTAGCCGGAAAATTAGACCCCACTCTTAGA ATGAGAGGAGAAATCACTTACAATGGTCACCAACTTAACGAGTTTGTGCCACAAAAGACCTCAGCTTACATTAGCCAAAACGATGTTCATGTTGGAGAAATGACAGTCAAAGAAACTCTAGATTTCTCTGCTAGATGCCAAGGAGTTGGAACACGATATG AACTTCTAACTGAGCTTGCTAGGAGGGAAAGAGATGCTGGAATTTTTCCTGATGCCGAAATTGACCTTTATATGAAG GCAACTGCAGTTGAAGGGGTCAAGAGCAGTCTTATCACTGATTACACACTAAGG ATTTTGGGACTTGATGTGTGTAGAGACACAATTGTTGGGGACGAAATGATACGTGGGATTTCAGGCGGTCAAAAGAAGCGTGTTACAACAg GAGAGATGATTGTTGGGCCGACAAAAACTCTATTCATGGATGAGATTTCTACGGGCTTGGACAGCTCCACCACCTTCCAAATAGTAAAATGTCTCCAACAAATTGTGCATCTAACGGAGGGTACGATCTTGATGTCCCTCCTCCAGCCCGCTCCTGAAACGTTCGATCTCTTCGATGACATCATCCTCTTGTCTGAAGGCCAGATTGTCTACCAAGGCCCAAGAGAACATGTCATTGAATTCTTTGAGACCTGTGGCTTCAAATGCCCAGACCGAAAGGGCACTGCTGACTTTTTACAAGAG GTTACATCAAGAAAGGACCAAGAACAATACTGGGCAGACAGGAGCAAGCCATACAGATACATATCAGTCTCAGAATTCGCCCGAAGATTCAAACGTTTCCACGTCGGTTTGCGCCTAGAAAACGAGCTGTCTGTTCCCTACGACAGATCAAGATGTCACAGAGCAGCATTGGTGTTCAACAAATACACAGTCCCCATTAAAGAGCTCATGAAAGCAAATTTCGACAAGGAGTGGCTGTTGATCAAGCGGAACTCTTTTGTGTACATTTTCAAGACCGTTCAGATCATCATCGTCGCTGTCATCGCCTCCACCGTGTTCTTGAGGACCAAGATGCATACCAAGACTGAAGACGATGGAAGTGTTTACATTGGGGCACTGTTGTTTGGCATGATCATTAACATGTTCAATGGCTTTTCTGAACTTTCTATGATTATTCAGAGGTTGCCTGTCTTTTATAAGCAGAGGGATCTCCTTTTTCACCCACCTTGGGCTTTCACTCTCCCAACTTTTCTCTTGAAGATTCCAATTTCTGTGTTTGAAACCATTGTTTGGATGGTCATAACTTACTACACAATTGGATTTGCCCCAGAAGCTAGCAG GTTCTTTAAGCAAATGCTGTTGGTGTTTCTGATCCAACAAATGGCTGCTGGTATCTTTAGGCTCACTGCTGCAGTCTGCAGAACAATGATCATAGCAAACACTGGTGGAGCTTTAAGTCTGCTGCTTGTGTTTCTTCTGGGAGGTTTCATCCGTCCTAAAA AAGCAATACCAGATTGGTGGGGTTGGGGCTACTGGGTTTCTCCACTGTCCTATGGCTTCAATGCTTTCACTGTGAATGAGATGTTCGCTCCCCGGTGGATGAACGAATTG GCTGcagacaaacaaacaaaactggGAATCCAAGTGATGAAGAATTTTGATGTCTTTGTTGAAAAGAGATGGTTCTGGATAGGCGCCGCTGCGCTTTTGGGGttcatttttctctttaacATTCTCTTCACCTTGGCCCTCATGTATCTCAGCC CTCCTGGACAGAAGCAAGCTATAATATCCAAAGATCAGGCTAAGGATATGGAAGCTGAACAGGAAGAATCTTCTCAATCTCCGAGGCTTAAAACAACAAGGTCTAAGCGAGATGCGCTCCCGCGATCACTGTCTGCACATGATGGAAACAACACAA GAGAATTGGAGTTTCGGAGGATGAGCAGTCGGTCCAATAAAAATGGCCTCAGTAGAAATGACGACGCCAACCTGGATTCCACGAATGGTATTGCTCCAAAAAGAGGGATGATTCTTCCCTTCACACCCTTGGCCATGTCCTTTGATGAAGTGAAATATTTCGTCGACATGCCTCCA GAAATGAGAGAGCAAGGTGTGACAGAAGATAGGCTGCAATTACTGCGCGGAGTAACAGGTGCATTTAGGCCTGGTGTGCTGACAGCACTGATGGGAGTCAGTGGGGCAGGAAAGACAACCTTAATGGATGTTCTAGCTGGGCGAAAAACCGGGGGTTACATCGAAGGGGACATCAGAATATCAGGATTCCCAAAGAAGCAAGAAACTTTTGCTAGAGTGTCTGGTTACTGTGAACAGAACGATATCCACTCGCCTCAGGTCACTGTTCGCGAATCTTTGATATACTCAGCTTTTCTCCGGCTGCCTAAGGAAGTCAGCAAAGAGGACAAGATG GTTTTTGTAGAGGAAGTGATGGATCTGGTTGAGCTAGACAACCTCAAGGACGCGATTGTGGGGATGCCAGGAGTCTCGGGCTTGTCAACCGAGCAACGAAAGCGACTGACAATAGCAGTTGAGCTCGTTGCCAATCCTTCAATCATATTCATGGATGAGCCAACTTCTGGCCTGGATGCAAGAGCTGCAGCTATTGTCATGAGAACTGTCAGAAACACAGTCGACACAGGAAGAACCGTTGTCTGCACAATTCACCAGCCTAGCATCGACATCTTTGAAGCATTCGATGAG CTGCTTCTAATGAAGAGAGGAGGTCAAGTGATCTATGCAGGACCGTTAGGGCGCCATTCCCATAAAGTCGTCGAGTACTTTGAG GCTGTTCAAGGAGTCCCGAAAATTAAAGAGAAATACAATCCAGCAACTTGGATGTTAGAAGTGAGCTCAATTGCCACAGAGATCAGACTTGGAATGGATTTCGCGGAGCACTACAAAACAACAGCTTTATACCA ACGAAATAAGGCATTGGTTAAGGAACTGAGCACGCCTCCTCCCGGGGCAAACGACCTGTATTTTCATACCCAACATTCTCAGTCCACTTGGGGCCAATTCAAGTCCTGCTTATGGAAGCAATGGTGGACATATTGGAGGAGCCCGGATTACAATCTTGTCAGATACTTCTTTACTTTAGCTGCAGCGCTCATGATTGGCACGATCTTCTGGGACGTTGGAAGCAAAAG AGACAGCAGTGGAGATCTCATGACAATCATAGGATCCATGTATGCAGCTGTCCTGTTTGTTGGCATCTGCAACTGCTCGACTGTGCAGCCCGTTGTGGCCACCGAAAGAACAGTGTTTTATCGCGAAAAAGCTGCAGGGATGTACTCAGCATTGCCATATGCAATGGCACAG GTTATCTGTGAAATCCCATACGTACTCGTCCAAACTACATACTACACACTCATAGTGTATGCCATGGTGGGATTTGAATGGACAGCAGCCAAGTTCTTCTGGTTCTTCTTTGTCACATTCTTCTCCTTCCTCTACTTCACATACTATGGAATGATGACTGTTTCCATCACTCCAAACCACCAAGTTGCAGCCATTTTCGCTGCAGCATTCTACGCCCTCTTCAATCTCTTCTCGGGATTCTTCATCCCCAGACCA AGGATTCCCAAATGGTGGATATGGTACTACTGGATTTGCCCCGTGGCATGGACCGTATATGGCTGCATTGTGTCTCAATATGGTGATGTCGAAAGCACCATTCGAGATCCGGGGAATTCTACTGGGAATATCAATCCTAAGATCAAAGATTACATCAAAGATCATTTTGGGTATGATCCAGATTTCATGGGAATTGTTGCTGCAGTTCTGGTTGGTTTTGCAGTGTTCTTTGCATTCATGTATGCCTACTGCATCAAAACATTGAACTTCCAGCTTAGATAG
- the LOC116009924 gene encoding NADP-dependent malic enzyme, chloroplastic: MFALCGTTFTNNSFSEVSRCLAQSKPQRIVCAPVVVAAARSNAKPSDRNASFIAGTALKETVEIAPAVKEPKSTVIGGVGDLYCEETVNEEHTITPSAISVASGYSLLRDPRYNKGLAFNEKERDAHYLCGLLPPVVVDQELQVKNVMQNLRQYEVPLQKYMAITDLQERNENLFYKVVIDNVEELLPVIYTPTVGEACQKYGSIFRRPQGLFISLKDKGRVLEVLKNWPEKKVQVIVVTDGERILGLGDLGCQGMGIPVGKLSLYTALGGVHPSACLPVTIDVGTNNEKLLKDEFYIGLRQRRATGQEYAELLDEFMTAVKQIYGEKVLIQFEDFANHNAFDLLDKYSPSHLVFNDDIQGTASVVLAGLLAALKKVGETLAEQTFLFFGAGEAGTGIAELIALEMSKQTGAPLDETRKKIWLVDSKGLIVRSRMETLQHFKRPWAHEHEPVKDLVTAVNVIKPTVLIGSSGVGRTFTKEVVGAMASINEQPVIFALSNPTSQSECTAEEAYTWSEGQAIFASGSPFPPFEYKGKVFVSGQSNNAYIFPGFGLGLIISGAIRVHDDMLLAASEALAAEVTWEDFEKGLMYPPFSNIRKISARIAAKVAAKAYELGLATLRPQPENLVAFAESCMYSPSYHSYR, encoded by the exons ATGTTTGCGCTGTGTGGAACCACTTTTACG AACAATTCCTTTTCTGAGGTGTCGAGATGCTTGGCTCAGTCAAAACCACAGAGAATAGTTTGTGCTCCAGTGGTGGTGGCTGCCGCCAGATCAAACGCAAAACCCAGTGACCGAAATGCCAGCTTTATTGCCGGGACTGCTCTGAAAGAGACGGTGGAGATTGCTCCGGCTGTAAAGGAGCCCAAATCCACCGTCATTGGTGGAGTTGGGGATCTCTACTGCGAGGAAACTGTCAATGAGGAGCATACCATCACCCCCTCGGCCATCTCTGTTGCTAG TGGATACTCATTGTTGCGTGATCCACGCTACAATAAAGGTCTTGCTTTCAATGAGAAAGAAAGGGATGCACACTATTTATGCGGTCTTCTTCCTCCAGTGGTTGTTGATCAGGAGCTTCAG GTAAAAAATGTTATGCAAAATCTCCGGCAGTATGAAGTACCATTGCAGAAGTACATGGCCATTACTGATCTCCAG GAGAGGAATGAAAATCTATTTTACAAGGTTGTTATCGACAATGTTGAGGAGCTGCTTCCGGTCATCTATACTCCAACTGTGGGTGAAGCATGCCAAAAGTATGGAAGCATCTTCAGGCGCCCTCAGGGTCTTTTCATTAGCTTAAAAGACAA GGGAAGAGTTCTTGAGGTACTGAAGAACTGGCCTGAGAAGAAGGTTCAGGTAATTGTTGTCACCGATGGGGAAAGAATTTTGGGCCTTGGTGACCTTGGTTGCCAG GGAATGGGGATACCTGTCGGGAAACTCTCATTGTATACTGCTCTTGGTGGTGTTCATCCTTCAGCT TGCTTGCCTGTAACCATTGATGTCGGAACCAACAATGAGAAGTTGTTGAAAGATGAATTTTATATTGGGCTCAGGCAAAGGAGAGCAACTGGACAG GAATATGCTGAACTTCTTGATGAATTCATGACCGCTGTCAAACAAATTTATGGGGAGAAAGTGCTCATTCAG TTTGAAGATTTTGCAAACCATAATGCATTTGATCTACTTGATAAGTACAGCCCTAGTCACCTTGTTTTCAATGATGATATACAG GGAACTGCATCTGTCGTCCTTGCAGGGCTATTGGCTGCACTAAAGAAAGTCGGGGAAACCTTAGCTGAACAAACATTCTTGTTCTTTGGTGCCGGAGAG GCTGGCACTGGCATAGCAGAACTTATAGCTCTTGAAATGTCAAAACAG ACTGGAGCCCCACTAGATGAAACAAGGAAGAAAATTTGGCTGGTGGACTCCAAG GGATTGATTGTTAGGTCTCGGATGGAGACACTTCAGCATTTTAAAAGGCCTTGGGCGCATGAACATGAACCTGTAAAGGACCTAGTAACTGCGGTTAAT GTTATCAAGCCAACGGTCTTGATTGGATCTTCTGGAGTTGGAAGAACATTTACAAAAGAAGTTGTAGGAGCAATGGCATCGATCAACGAG CAACCCGTTATTTTCGCCCTCTCGAACCCAACATCACAGTCAGAGTGTACTGCAGAAGAGGCTTATACCTGGAGTGAG GGTCAAGCAATTTTTGCCAGTGGTAGCCCATTCCCGCCATTTGAATACAAGGGAAAGGTCTTTGTGTCTGGACAG TCAAATAATGCCTATATTTTCCCTGGATTTGGTTTGGGCCTGATAATTTCTGGGGCAATTCGGGTGCACGATGACATGCTTCTTGCTGCTT CTGAAGCTCTAGCTGCAGAGGTTACGTGGGAGGACTTTGAGAAAGGGCTCATGTACCCACCGTTTTCCAACATAAGAAAGATTTCTGCCCGCATTGCTGCCAAAGTAGCAGCCAAAGCATACGAACTTG GCTTGGCTACTCTTCGACCACAGCCAGAAAACCTGGTAGCGTTTGCTGAGAGCTGCATGTACAGCCCCTCTTATCATAGCTATCGCTGA
- the LOC116009925 gene encoding transcription factor MYBS3-like — MARRCSHCSNNGHNSRTCPARGGAAAGGGGGGGVKLFGVRLTDGGSIMKKSASMGNLSALYHSSSSAAASPNPGSPSSDALREPVHLPDGYASDDPTHASCSTNRRAERKKGVPWTEEEHRLFLLGLQKLGKGDWRGISRNYVTSRTPTQVASHAQKYFIRQTNVTRRKRRSSLFDMVADMATESQPFPEEQFMLPPRALETDEAEAEIEAVETDNAHSLPSLELSLKPEFESMEATPSEPVENTEENVAPSLEAPPVFPTFIPTYIPIPFPLWPSNAVPLDEDTGADTSHHQILKPIPVVPKEPVNVDELVGMSQLSLGESISCQIEPSPLSLKLTGEPSRQSAFHASTPLHSSSEIVKGEASPLHSKQFKCTC; from the exons ATGGCGCGACGCTGCTCTCATTGCAGCAACAACGGTCACAACTCAAGGACGTGCCCGGCGAGGGGTGGCGCCGCCgctggcggcggcggcggcggcggagtgAAGCTTTTTGGGGTGAGACTTACGGATGGAGGGTCGATCATGAAGAAGAGTGCTAGCATGGGGAACCTCTCCGCTCTCTACCACTCGTCCTCGTCCGCCGCCGCGTCTCCCAACCCGGGCTCGCCGTCGTCGGATGCTCTCCGTGAACCGGTGCACTTGCCCGACGGGTATGCCTCCGATGATCCAACGCACGCTTCTTGTTCGACCAATCGCCGAgctgaaagaaagaaag GTGTTCCGTGGACAGAGGAAGAGCACCGGCTTTTCCTACTTGGTCTGCAGAAGCTGGGCAAAGGGGATTGGCGGGGTATATCAAGGAACTATGTAACTTCAAGAACGCCCACTCAGGTAGCAAGCCATGCCCAAAAGTATTTTATCCGCCAGACTAACGTTACGAGGAGAAAGAGAAGGTCCAGCCTCTTTGACATGGTTGCAGATATG GCCACGGAATCCCAACCATTTCCAGAAGAACAGTTTATGCTCCCCCCTCGAGCGTTAGAAACTGACGAGGCAGAGGCAGAGATAGAGGCCGTGGAAACTGATAATGCACATTCGTTACCTTCTTTAGAGCTCTCTCTCAAGCCAGAATTTGAATCGATGGAAGCCACACCAAGTGAGCCTGTCGAAAACACAGAAGAAAACGTGGCACCCTCATTGGAAGCTCCTCCGGTGTTTCCCACATTCATCCCGACTTACATCCCCATTCCATTTCCGTTATGGCCATCAAACGCTGTTCCTCTGGATGAAGATACAGGAGCAGATACCTCCCACCATCAGATCCTGAAACCTATACCGGTAGTCCCCAAAGAACCGGTCAACGTAGATGAACTAGTGGGAATGTCCCAGTTGAGCCTAGGCGAAAGCATTTCTTGCCAAATAGAACCCTCCCCGCTTTCTCTTAAGCTGACCGGAGAACCATCAAGACAGTCGGCATTTCATGCCAGCACCCCACTTCATAGCAGCTCAGAAATCGTCAAGGGTGAAGCTTCTCCACTCCACTCAAAGCAGTTTAAGTGTACCTGTTAG
- the LOC116009937 gene encoding protein PAF1 homolog translates to MDSYRPFQPPSQPAFAPPPPPPPNQNPLQPPPPASTAGQPRGNQPSQNWGGYGNYQHAPPHFSGPIPLPPPPQSHQYPPPPPPPDSSYPPPPPPPQAAPPAPPVYYPSSQYSQYNQHQHLQPPPPPPPPSSPPPNSAIPPPPPPSSPPPPPSSAPPAHPSNESRPAAEKAAPKDGRDSGWRESGHGNHGIPSKQKPPVPPMQVKKPNAPSGRVETEEERRLRKKREYEKQRHEEKHRHHLKESQNKVLQKTQMLTSGAKGHGSISASHMADRRTAPLLSGERTENRLKKPTTFLCKLKFRNELPDPTAQPKLMSLRRDKDRFTKYTITSLEKMHKPQLYVEPDLGIPLDLLDLSVYNPPKGERTPLDLEDEALLRDDDPVTPIKKDGIKRKDRPTDKGVSWLVKTQYISSLSMDSTKQSLTEKQAKELRENKGGQNILENLNNRDRQIKEIKASFEACKSRPVHATNPKLQPTKVLPLFPDFDRYKDQFVVATFDSAPTADAENYSKLDKAIRDEHESRAIMKSFVARNSDAAKPDKFLAYMVPSPNELEKDMFDENEDISYAWVREYHWDVRGDDTDDLTTFLVATGKSEARYMPVPTKLSLRKKRAREGKSIEEVEQFPIPARVTVRNRQTVAAIELKDEGGYSSFKGSGSDSKRSRMSLEDGLHSEKGMHDSDEDQSSGGEYELSD, encoded by the exons ATGGATTCTTATAGGCCATTCCAGCCCCCGTCGCAACCCGCGTTtgctcctcctcctcccccACCGCCGAATCAGAATCCTCTGCAACCTCCCCCGCCAGCATCCACCGCAGGGCAGCCGCGAGGGAATCAGCCATCTCAGAATTGGGGGGGATACGGTAATTATCAACATGCGCCGCCGCATTTTAGCGGCCCTATTCCGCTGCCACCACCACCCCAGTCTCATCAGTATCCGCCACCCCCGCCTCCGCCGGATTCTTCGTACCCTCctccaccaccgccaccacaaGCTGCTCCCCCAGCTCCACCAGTGTATTATCCTTCTTCTCAATACTCGCAATACAACCAACACCAGCATTTACAACCCCCACCTCCACCTCCTCCACCTTCCTCTCCTCCCCCAAATTCAGCAATTCCTCCTCCTCCGCCACCTTCTTCACCCCCACCACCCCCTTCCTCAGCTCCCCCTGCGCATCCAAGTAATGAAAGCAGGCCTGCAGCTGAGAAAGCAGCTCCCAAGGATGGAAGGGATTCTGGGTGGCGAGAATCAGGGCATGGGAATCACGGGATACCCTCTAAGCAGAAACCTCCTGTTCCTCCCATGCAAGTGAAGAAACCAAATGCTCCTTCTGGAAGAGTTGAGACAGAGGAAGAGAGGAGGTTGCGGAAGAAGAGAGAGTATGAGAAACAAAGGCATGAAGAGAAACATAGGCATCATTTAAAAGAATCCCAGAACAAGGTGCTGCAGAAGACCCAAATGCTAACTTCTGGAGCGAAGGGTCATGGTTCCATTAGTGCATCACACATGGCTGACAGGAGAACTGCTCCTTTGTTAAGTGGGGAGAGAACTGAAAATCGGTTGAAGAAGCCAACAACATTTCTCTGCAAGCTGAA GTTCCGAAATGAATTGCCAGATCCAACAGCACAGCCAAAGCTCATGTCTTTAAGAAGAGACAAAGATAG ATTTACCAAATACACCATCACTTCATTAGAGAAAATGCACAAGCCTCAACTATATGTTGAACCAGATCTCGGAATCCCTCTTGACCTGCTTGATCTCAGTGTATATAA CCCCCCCAAGGGTGAAAGGACTCCCCTGGATCTCGAGGATGAGGCCTTGTTGCGTGATGATGATCCTGTAACCCCTATCAAGAAAGATGGCATTAAAAGGAAAGACAGGCCAACTGACAAGGGTGTTTCTTGGCTAGTCAAAACACAATATATATCTTCTCTAAGCATGGATTCAACAAAACAG TCTCTGACTGAAAAGCAAGCGAAGGAATTACGAGAAAATAAAGGAGGCCAAAACATTTTGGAGAACCTTAATAACAG ggatagacaaataaaagaaattaaggcTTCTTTTGAGGCATGCAAGTCACGACCTGTTCATGCAACCAATCCAAAACTACAGCCTACTAAAGTTTTACCCCTTTTCCCAGACTTTGATCG GTACAAAGACCAGTTTGTGGTTGCTACATTTGATAGTGCTCCTACTGCTGATGCAGAAAACTATAGCAAGTTAGACAAGGCTATTCGAGATGAACATGAATCTCGG GCAATTATGAAAAGCTTTGTCGCAAGAAACTCAGATGCTGCTAAACCTGATAAATTTCTGGCATATATGGTCCCTTCACCCAATGAG CTGGAGAAGGATATGTTTGATGAAAATGAGGATATCTCGTATGCATGGGTTCGCGAATATCACTGGGAT GTACGTGGTGATGACACAGATGATCTAACCACATTCCTTGTGGCCACTGGCAAATCAGAGGCACGCTACATG CCTGTTCCAACAAAACTCTCATTGAGAAAAAAGAGGGCCAGAGAAGGAAAATCAATCGAAGAAGTAGAACAGTTTCCCATACCTGCAAGAGTGACAGTAAGGAATAGACAAACAGTAGCTGCCATTGAATTGAAAGATGAAGGG GGTTATTCAAGTTTCAAGGGGAGTGGTTCAGATTCTAAGAGATCAAGAATGAGCTTGGAAGATGGTTTACATTCAGAGAAGGGTATGCATGACAGTGATGAAGACCAATCTAGTGGCGGTGAATATGAGTTATCTGATTGA